The genomic stretch AGTTGCCATCTAAATTATCGGAACCACCAGTAGATTCTGTGGCGTTTGCAGCAGGTATTTATGCTGGTGATACCGTAACTGGCTGGAAAAGTGATTCGGCAGATCTATTTAGGCCCATTGTGAGCTGGAATCAGTTGAGATGGAAACTTATGGACTCTCTGACGGCTAAAAAAGGCTTTAGCTTGGAAGTTAGAACTGCCAATGGTGACACTCAAGTTATTGTATTTAAAGAAAAAAATATACCTAATCCAGTTCCAAATCAAGATCCGATTAGCCATTTAGGCATCAAACCTGATATCAATGAGCCCATTGCTTGGTTTAACCTCGAAATTAACCCCTTAGAGGCTATTCCCCTAGCTATTGAAAGGGTTTGGGATATTAGTAAAGTATCCGTTAGGATGCTGTTGGGTATGTTTACTGGGGAGTCTTCTATTAAGCAGATTGGGGGGCCTTTAAGCATTGCTGATATGGCTGGAAAGACTGCCCAAGTCGGCTGGCAGTCTTATTTAGGGTTTTTAGCCCTCATTAGCATCAGTT from Polynucleobacter sp. MWH-Spelu-300-X4 encodes the following:
- a CDS encoding RIP metalloprotease, whose product is MNALWSLLGFFFAIASLVSFHEFGHYLAAKICGVRVLKFSVGFGKPLWSYQSSPDSTEWTISRIPLGGYVKMDETTFKSKKLWQRSFIVAAGPLANFLLAIILLAILFLSGVKQLPSKLSEPPVDSVAFAAGIYAGDTVTGWKSDSADLFRPIVSWNQLRWKLMDSLTAKKGFSLEVRTANGDTQVIVFKEKNIPNPVPNQDPISHLGIKPDINEPIAWFNLEINPLEAIPLAIERVWDISKVSVRMLLGMFTGESSIKQIGGPLSIADMAGKTAQVGWQSYLGFLALISISLGILNLVPLPMLDGGQLLYDAWELITGKKISPSWQELFQKVGVAGLMLLTMLALFNDISRLFLR